Part of the Vibrio celticus genome, GAGGAATTCACCAAACAAGTTATGGAAGCGATACCAGTTCTTTTCACCTTCAAGCGGGTAGATGAACAAACCAAAACGGTTGAGTGATTCGATCATACCTAACGCATCTTCACGCTGTGTAAGTGCACACACAAGCTCATCGTTGAAGTGATCAAGCACGGAACATTGCATCAAGAACTGTCGGGTTTCTTTGTCTAGCAAGTCGAAAACCTCTTCAACCAAGTAGTCCCAAAGATGGGCGTGGTTAAAGTGAGAGAATGACTCTGCGGACTGTGCAAGAGTGCGTTTTTGGTGTTGTGCTTGTAGCGCGATAAGTTGCAGTGCAGAAGGCCAACCTTCTACATAACTACAAATACTGTCTGCCGTGGTGTCATCAATGCCGTCGGCTACGCGTTGGTTGAAAAAGCGTGTGGTTTCTTCGGTATCAAACGCCAACGAGTCATTACCTAATTCGATCATTAAGTCACGAACGCGCAGGTTTGCTGTACCAAGTGGTGGCGTACCACGACTGGTGACAACCAACGTTAGGTTATCGGGCATGTGTTTGAGGAAGAAGCGCATGGCTTCGTGGATGTCGTCATTGTTGACCAAGTGATAGTCATCCAACACCAGAAAGCACTCGTGATGGAATTCCGACATCTCGGAAAATACTTCACTTAATAAAGAATGCAGCGATGAAAACTGTCGCTTTTCTGCCAATTTTTGGGCATTCGGACAGGCATTTTGAGTCGCTTTATTAAGTGATTGAAGTAGGTAGTTGATAAAGCGGAAGGCATCATTGTCGCTATCATCAATGCTGTACCAACCCACATTAGGTTTATCTACCAACCATTGTGCAGCCATGGTGGTTTTGCCGTAGCCCGCTGGAGAGCGGAACAACACAAGCTTATAGCAATCTGCATTGTGAAGCAGATCGAGAACCCTAGGTCGTAGGATTGCATTATGTAAGCGGCCGGGACGAGTCAGTTTCGAAGGGATCCACATATCGAAGTTTTACACCTATTCCGTGGCTATGTTCTGGAATATCCCAATCTATCGTTGAGTGCACTCCAATGACATGAGCCTAATTACTTAAGTCTTTACTCATATTACGTGAAGCAAAACGTTACCGACTACGATCCTCCTCAGAAACCTTGCACTCCTGCATGTTTTTGGGTGTCTACGCCCTTTATTTGAGACTTTGCTCACGTTGCGGGTTGATTTGTGAATGTGACTTCGTTCATCCCTACACGGAAATCTATGCAAAAGATGAGAGTTGGAAATTATTTTCGTGATCTGAATATCAGATTTAACAATGACTTTAATCTGGTTAAATAAAAGTCACATCAATTGAAGTTAAGTTATCGAACGGGAGCTTGTGATCTTAGTCACTCCAAGTTTTTGTTCGCAGTCAGAACATGAGAGTCAGATCACTAACCCTAAGTCGGTACGCCCCCTACGCCCTCCCATCTACTCCTAGTCAGTTGCATTAGCGGGAGGATGTTTAGTTTATGGTGACCATGCACGATATGTCACAGATGAATTAGAACTATTAAAAGCGAGATTTCTGAAATGAAACCAACTCAGCAAAAAACTTTCGATAAAGTGTCTTTCCAAGAGAGTGTTAAGAAACATTTATCTGCAACCTACGCAACAACCGTTGAAACAGCAGACAGCCGTTCATGGTATCTAGCAATGGGTCGTGCTCTTGCAGAGCTAACGACTTTTGACCTGCTAGAAACTGAAAATGATGAAAAAATTAAGAACGCTAAGAGCGTTAACTACCTATCACTAGAGTTTTTGATTGGTCGTCTAACAGGTAACAACCTGATCAGCATGGGTCTATACGAACAGATCACTCATGCAATGGAAGAGCTAGGTCAAAACCTAACTGACCTTCTAGAAGAAGAACGCGACCCATCACTAGGTAATGGTGGTCTAGGTCGTCTTGCTGCTTGTTTCATGGATTCTTGTGCCGCTCAAGAATACCCAACAGTAGGCTACGGTCTTCACTACGAGTACGGTCTATTCAAACAATCTTTCCAAGACGGTCGTCAACAAGAAGCACCTGACGCATGGCGTGGTGTTGAAGGTTACCCATGGGAAGTAGCTCGTCCAGAACTAGCACAACACATTGGTTTTTACGGTCATGTAGACGTTGAGTTCGTTGACGGTAAAGAAGTTCGTACTTGGGTTCCAGGTATGGAAGTAAAAGCGATGCCTTGGGATCTACCTATCGTAGGTTACGAGTCAAACACGGTTTACCCGCTGCGTCTTTGGGAATGTCAGGCAATCGCACCATTCTCACTAGCAAGCTTTAACAACGGTGATTACTTCGAAGCGCAACACTCGCTAATCGATGCAGGTAACATCACTAAAGTTCTTTACCCGAACGACAACCACGAGAAAGGTAAGACTCTGCGCCTAATGCAGCAGTACTTCCACTCAGCAGCGTCTGTTCGCGATATTCTACGTCGTCACGAAGCAGCAGGCTTCTCTCTAGAAGATCTGCCTAAGCAAGAAACGATTCAGCTTAACGATACGCACCCAACGATTGCGATTCCTGAGCTAATGCGCATCTTGATTGACGAGAAAGGTCTATCTTGGGATCAAGCATGGGAAATCAGTGCTCATACGTTCGCATACACGAACCACACACTACTTCCTGAAGCACTAGAGACTTGGTCTGAATCACTGATCAACCGTCTTCTTCCACGTCACATGGAAATCATTTTTGAAATCAACCACCGCTTCATGCAAGAAGTTCGCAAGATGTGGCCTGGTGACGGTGAGAAGCAAGCGAAGCTTTCTATCATCCAAGAAGGTTTCCACCGCATGGTTCGCATGGCAAACCTATGTGTGATTGGTTCTTACAAAGTAAACGGTGTAGCTGCGCTTCACTCGCAACTGGTTAAGAAAGACTTGTTCCCTGAGTTCAACGAAATCTTCCCTGGTAAACTGACTAACGTAACGAACGGCATCACGCCACGTCGTTGGTTGAAGTTCTGTAACCCAGGTCTATCTACGCTAATCACAGGTAAGATCGGCACTGAGTGGCCAGCAAAACTTGAGCAGCTAGAAGGCATCGCTAAGTTTGCAACAGACACGAAATTCCAAAAAGAATTCATGGCTGTTAAGAAAGAAAACAAACAGCGTCTTGCTGATTGGGTTCAAGAGAACATGGGTATCGAACTAGATACTAACGCTATCTTTGACGTTCAAATCAAGCGTCTTCACGAATACAAGCGTCAGCACCTAGATTTGCTACACATTCTATCTCTGTACCACCGTATTCTTAACGAACCAGGTTTCGAGTGTGAGCCACGCGTATGTTTCTTTGCAGCGAAAGCAGCACCGGGTTACCACCTAGCGAAAGAGATCATCTTCGCGGTTAACAAGATTGCAGAGAAGATCAACAACGACCCTCGCATCGGTAACAAACTGAAAGTGGTATTCATTCCTGACTACCGTGTAAGCATGGCTGAAATCATCATCCCTGCAGCAGATGTTTCTCAACAAATCTCACTAGCTGGTAAAGAAGCATCAGGTACGGGCAACATGAAGATGGCTCTAAACGGCGCGCTAACTATCGGTACGATGGATGGTGCAAACGTTGAGATTCGTGAAGAAGTGGGTGATGAAAACATCTACATCTTCGGCCTAGACGTTGATGGTGTTCAAGCACTGAAAGCTCAGGGCTACAACCCATACGACTACTACAATGCAGACCCACTACTGAAAGCATCTCTAGACCTACTGACTGGCGATGAGTTCACTCCAGGTCAACCAGGTCTTCTACGTGCAACGTTTGATAGCCTGCTAGACGGTGGTGACCCTTACCTATGTCTTGCTGACTTCGCCTCTTACGTGAAAGCGCACGAAGACATGGGCACGCAATACAAAGACCAAGCAGGTTGGGCTAAGAAAGCAATTCTTAACACAGCATTGGTTGGTAAGTTCACATCAGACCGCTCTATCCGCGACTACGTGAACAACATCTGGAAACTTGAAGCGGTTAACCGTTAATACTTCCAAAGTAGCCAAGGCAGTTTCTGCCTTGGCTCAATTAGCTTGTGAGCAAACGAAAGGCTTAAAAGTTTCGTTTATCAACAAGCTGCTTACAAACCGATTGTCACAAGCTAATTGATTAGTAAAAATTAAATTAACAACCCTACAAAATAGAAAGCGTCAGAACGTTTTCGGAGAGAGCGATGAAAGAACAAACCGTATTAAAACAAGTCGCAGAAATGGCAAACATTGCCGACAGTTACGTTAGTGCGTGGGGCGATGAAGCACAAGTATCAGAAGAGACGATTACGTCTCTATTGGCTTCGTTGGGCTACGATACAAGCAGCGATGATGCACTGCTTAAATCTGCAGAAAGAAAACACAAAAAAGATGTACTAGACCCAGTTCTTGTCTTGCGTGACGGTGAGCCAGTAGAAGTGGCGCTTAATCTAGGTGTAAGTGCTCGTGAAAGTGAGTTCAGCTGGCGCTTAGAAACCGAGCAAGGAGAGGTACTTGAAGGCTATCTTCAATCTCAAGTCGTTCGTGACGAGCGTGCCGAGGGTGGCCCTTTAGTGTTTGCATTGCCAAGTGATTTGGCATGGGGTTATCACAAGCTAATTGTGAGCCGTAAGCGCCGTAAGAAGCCTTACGAGATGACACTGATTATTACGCCAAAAGCGTGTTTCAAGCAGTCACCAATCGAGCAAGGCAAAAAGCTTTGGGGACCCAGTGTTCAACTTTACACGCTAAGAACTCAGCACAACTGGGGTATTGGTGATTTCGGTGACCTAAAACAGCTTGTTGCGGATATCGCTTCTCGTGGTGGTGACTTCGTTGGTCTAAACCCAATTCACTCATTGTTCCCTGCGAATCCAGAAGGCGCGAGCCCATACAGCCCGTCGTCACGTCGTTGGTTGAACATCCTATACATTGATGTGAGTTCAGTACCTGAATTCGCATTAAGTGCAGAAGCACAACAAACGGTAGGCAGCGCAGAGTTCCAACAGCGTCTACAAAAAGCGCGTGAAGCACACTGGGTAAACTACACCGAAGTGTCTGAGCTTAAGATGAGCATCTTGCCTCTGCTATTCGCAGAATTTAAGACTCGTCATCTAGACAAAAACAGCGACCGTGCACAAGCGTTCTTAGCCTTCGTAGAAGAGGGTGGCGATAGCCTGATGCATCAAGCGGCGTTTGATGCTCTACATGGTGAACTGCATGCAGAAGATTCTGGCATGTGGGGATGGCCAGTATTCCCTGAGAAGTACCGTACATTCGACAGCCCTGCGACACAGAAGTACATCAAAGAGAACCTAGAAAACGTTCATCTGTACATGTACCTGCAATGGTTAGCGGATTGCCAGATCAACGATGCACAGTCTCTTGCAGAAGAGAAAGGCATGGCTGTTGGCCTTTACCGTGACTTAGCGGTAGGTGTTGCAGATTCAGGCAGCGAAACTTGGGCTGACGAAGGCAACCTAGTGATGGATGCGAGCATCGGTGCTCCACCTGATATTCTTGGTCCTTTGGGTCAGAACTGGGGTCTACCTCCGCTAAACCCAGAAGTGCTTCAAGAAACAAGCTACGACGCTTACATCAAGCTACTTCGTGCAAACATGAAGCACTGTGGTGCTCTGCGTATTGACCACGTATTAGGTCTACTGCGTTTGTGGTGGATTCCAAAGGGTGAGAACGCAACTAAGGGCGCGTACATCTACTACCCAGTGCAAGATATGCTGTCGATTCTGGCGCTTGAGTCTCACCGTTACCAATGTAGCGTTATCGGTGAAGATTTAGGTACGGTACCGGATGAGATTGTCGACATCCTTGCAGATGCTGGCGTGCATTCTTACAAAGTGTTCTTCTTCGAAACATCAGAAGACGACGGTGGTTTCATCTCACCAAAACACTACGCATCACAATCTATGGCGGCACTGTGTACTCACGATATGCCAACGCTTCGCGGCTTTTGGCACTGTGATGACCTAAAAATGGGCCAAGAGATTGGCTTATACCCAGATGCAGAACAATTAGAAACCTTGTTCGATGACCGCCTAGAGTGCAAGCAAGGTATCTTAGATTCAGTAGCATGGCATGGTTTCCTACCAGAAGGTGTGGGCCGCGATGCGAGCCAAGTACCGATGGACTCTTACCTTGCTGAGGCACTTCAACTGCACGTAGCGGCTGGTGGTTCAACACTACTGAGCGTTCAGCTAGAAGATTGGCTAGAGATGGACAAGCCAGTAAACATTCCTGGTACAGTTGATGAATACCCTAACTGGCGTCGCAAACTATCAATGAACTTGGACGAAATATTTGCTCACGAAGGCGTTAATCGTATCGCTTCTAAGCTGACTGACGTTCGAGAAAAAGCAGGTAAGTAATGACGTGAGTGACTTGAAATTAGGTGGTTTTTTGCTTACGCCGTACGAAACTACAACCTCGGTCACTCAATAATGAATGCTCATCTGGTAGAATAAACCGTCGTTATATTGCCCGCACTAATAGCGGGCATTTTTGTATTATGTTTTTTGGATGTTTGGTTAGGGAGAAACGTTTTGGAACTAAGTTCGATTTCAAAGCAAAAACAAATATATACCCAACTATCACAGGCTTGCTTCACAGACCCACTTGCGTTTTTAGGGCCATACCTACCTTCTGAGCAAGGTGCATTACGGGTGTGGATTCCTGGGGCATATAAAGTCGAGTTGATTGTTGGAAAGGAACCTCGTATTGAGTTAACGCGAGAGGGTGAAAGTGGTTTCATTCTTAAGCAAGAGAGAGACTTACGTTTCACTCACTATAAGCTTGCGGTTGATTGGGCTGGCGTAGAACAGATCATTGATGATCCGTATCAGTACCACGATCTATATGCGAGTTATGAAGATCTTCATACACCGAAAGATATGTATCATCACATGGGGGCTCAGTTTATTACGCTAGAGCGTGATGGACAGACGATTTCAGGTACGCGTTTCTTGGTGTACGCACCGCATGCAACTGCGGCAAGCTTGGTGGGTAACTTCAACGCTTGGGATGGTCGCCGCCACCCAATGCAACGCTTAGATTACGGTATGTGGGGTCTATTCATTCCTGAACTGGAAGAAGGCGCTCAATACAAGTTTGAATTAAAAGGACCAAATGGCGAAGGCTTACCACACAAAGCTGACCCATGGGGTTTCTACTCTGAGCAGTACCCATCGTTCTCATCTGTAACTTACGATCACGCTCGTTACGAGTGGCAAGATACTCAATGGCAGAATCGCCCTGTAACACAAAAGCGTAAAGAAGCGCTTTCGTTCTACGAACTTCACGCAGGTTCTTGGAAGCGTAACGCTGAAGGTGAATTTTTAAACTACCGTGAGCTAGCGGCAGAGCTAATCCCATACCTAACGGATCTTGGCTACACGCACGTTGAGCTAATGCCAGTTTCTGAGCACCCATTCTATGGCTCTTGGGGTTACCAACCTGTTGGTCTTTTCGCTCCAACCAGCCGTTTCGGTTCACCGGATGACTTCAAATACTTCGTAGACCAATGTCACCAAGCGGGTCTTGGCGTTGTTCTGGATTGGGTTCCAGCTCACTTCCCAAGTGATGATCACGGCCTAGCAAACTTCGATGGTACGCCATTGTTCCATGATCCAGATCCGCGTCGCGGTTGGCATCAAGATTGGAACTCGTACATTTACGATTTAGGCAGAGAGCATGTTCGTCGTTTCTTAGTTTCTAATGCACTGTACTGGTTCGAGCAATTCCACATTGATGGCATTCGTGTTGATGCAGTCGCTTCGATGCTGTACCTCGATTACTCACGCAGCCATGATCAATGGATTCCGAACGCAGACGGCGGCAACGAAAACTATGACGCCATCGCAACCCTTAAGTGGATGAACGAAGAAGTGTACAAGCACTTCCCGAATGCGATGACGATTGCCGAAGAGTCGACAGCGTTCCCTGGTGTTTCAGCACCGACTTTTATGGGCGGCTTAGGCTTTGGCTTTAAGTGGAACATGGGTTGGATGCACGACAGCTTGTCTTACATTCAAGAAGACCCAATCAACCGTAAATATCAC contains:
- a CDS encoding glycogen/starch/alpha-glucan phosphorylase, with product MKPTQQKTFDKVSFQESVKKHLSATYATTVETADSRSWYLAMGRALAELTTFDLLETENDEKIKNAKSVNYLSLEFLIGRLTGNNLISMGLYEQITHAMEELGQNLTDLLEEERDPSLGNGGLGRLAACFMDSCAAQEYPTVGYGLHYEYGLFKQSFQDGRQQEAPDAWRGVEGYPWEVARPELAQHIGFYGHVDVEFVDGKEVRTWVPGMEVKAMPWDLPIVGYESNTVYPLRLWECQAIAPFSLASFNNGDYFEAQHSLIDAGNITKVLYPNDNHEKGKTLRLMQQYFHSAASVRDILRRHEAAGFSLEDLPKQETIQLNDTHPTIAIPELMRILIDEKGLSWDQAWEISAHTFAYTNHTLLPEALETWSESLINRLLPRHMEIIFEINHRFMQEVRKMWPGDGEKQAKLSIIQEGFHRMVRMANLCVIGSYKVNGVAALHSQLVKKDLFPEFNEIFPGKLTNVTNGITPRRWLKFCNPGLSTLITGKIGTEWPAKLEQLEGIAKFATDTKFQKEFMAVKKENKQRLADWVQENMGIELDTNAIFDVQIKRLHEYKRQHLDLLHILSLYHRILNEPGFECEPRVCFFAAKAAPGYHLAKEIIFAVNKIAEKINNDPRIGNKLKVVFIPDYRVSMAEIIIPAADVSQQISLAGKEASGTGNMKMALNGALTIGTMDGANVEIREEVGDENIYIFGLDVDGVQALKAQGYNPYDYYNADPLLKASLDLLTGDEFTPGQPGLLRATFDSLLDGGDPYLCLADFASYVKAHEDMGTQYKDQAGWAKKAILNTALVGKFTSDRSIRDYVNNIWKLEAVNR
- the malQ gene encoding 4-alpha-glucanotransferase produces the protein MKEQTVLKQVAEMANIADSYVSAWGDEAQVSEETITSLLASLGYDTSSDDALLKSAERKHKKDVLDPVLVLRDGEPVEVALNLGVSARESEFSWRLETEQGEVLEGYLQSQVVRDERAEGGPLVFALPSDLAWGYHKLIVSRKRRKKPYEMTLIITPKACFKQSPIEQGKKLWGPSVQLYTLRTQHNWGIGDFGDLKQLVADIASRGGDFVGLNPIHSLFPANPEGASPYSPSSRRWLNILYIDVSSVPEFALSAEAQQTVGSAEFQQRLQKAREAHWVNYTEVSELKMSILPLLFAEFKTRHLDKNSDRAQAFLAFVEEGGDSLMHQAAFDALHGELHAEDSGMWGWPVFPEKYRTFDSPATQKYIKENLENVHLYMYLQWLADCQINDAQSLAEEKGMAVGLYRDLAVGVADSGSETWADEGNLVMDASIGAPPDILGPLGQNWGLPPLNPEVLQETSYDAYIKLLRANMKHCGALRIDHVLGLLRLWWIPKGENATKGAYIYYPVQDMLSILALESHRYQCSVIGEDLGTVPDEIVDILADAGVHSYKVFFFETSEDDGGFISPKHYASQSMAALCTHDMPTLRGFWHCDDLKMGQEIGLYPDAEQLETLFDDRLECKQGILDSVAWHGFLPEGVGRDASQVPMDSYLAEALQLHVAAGGSTLLSVQLEDWLEMDKPVNIPGTVDEYPNWRRKLSMNLDEIFAHEGVNRIASKLTDVREKAGK
- the glgB gene encoding 1,4-alpha-glucan branching protein GlgB, with protein sequence MELSSISKQKQIYTQLSQACFTDPLAFLGPYLPSEQGALRVWIPGAYKVELIVGKEPRIELTREGESGFILKQERDLRFTHYKLAVDWAGVEQIIDDPYQYHDLYASYEDLHTPKDMYHHMGAQFITLERDGQTISGTRFLVYAPHATAASLVGNFNAWDGRRHPMQRLDYGMWGLFIPELEEGAQYKFELKGPNGEGLPHKADPWGFYSEQYPSFSSVTYDHARYEWQDTQWQNRPVTQKRKEALSFYELHAGSWKRNAEGEFLNYRELAAELIPYLTDLGYTHVELMPVSEHPFYGSWGYQPVGLFAPTSRFGSPDDFKYFVDQCHQAGLGVVLDWVPAHFPSDDHGLANFDGTPLFHDPDPRRGWHQDWNSYIYDLGREHVRRFLVSNALYWFEQFHIDGIRVDAVASMLYLDYSRSHDQWIPNADGGNENYDAIATLKWMNEEVYKHFPNAMTIAEESTAFPGVSAPTFMGGLGFGFKWNMGWMHDSLSYIQEDPINRKYHHDTITFPLVYAHSENYVLSLSHDEVVYGKGSIHNKMPGDEWQQTANLRAYMGYMYAQPGKKLNFMGAEFGQTAEWNHDDQLQWFLLDYERHQGVQRLTKDLNNLYRSEAAMHDLDFDPKGFEWRLQDSAEASILAHERISESGERVLIVSNFTPVPHEHFRLGVPAKGEYSLLLNTDSVDYAGSGFEVKQTAEIESVESEGLDTSIELRLPPLSTVFYKLN